One Carassius carassius chromosome 20, fCarCar2.1, whole genome shotgun sequence DNA segment encodes these proteins:
- the LOC132095975 gene encoding ras-related protein Rab-11B-like, producing MANRDDEYDFLFKVVLIGDSGVGKSNLLSRFTRNEFNLESKSTIGVEFATRSIQVDGKTIKAQIWDTAGQERYRAITSAYYRGAVGALLVYDIAKHLTYENVERWLKELRDHADNNIVIMLVGNKSDLRHLRAVPTDEARAFAEKNNLSFIETSALDSTNVEEAFKNILTEIYRIVSQKQIADRLAHDESPGNNVVDISVPPTTDGQRGNKLQCCQNL from the exons ATGGCCAACAGAGATGATGAATACGATTTCTTGTTCAAAG TTGTTCTCATCGGAGATTCGGGCGTCGGGAAGAGTAACCTGCTGTCACGCTTCACAAGGAATGAGTTTAATCTGGAGAGCAAGAGCACGATAGGAGTGGAGTTCGCCACCAGGAGCATCCAGGTGGACGGCAAGACCATAAAAGCTCAGATCTGGGATACGGCTGGACAGGAGCGATACAGGGCCATCACCTCTGC GTATTATCGTGGGGCGGTCGGCGCTCTGCTGGTGTATGACATCGCCAAACATCTGACCTATGAGAACGTGGAGCGCTGGCTGAAAGAGCTGCGAGATCACGCCGACAACAACATCGTCATCATGCTGGTGGGGAATAAGAGCGACCTGCGCCACCTGAGAGCCGTTCCCACCGACGAGGCACGCGCTTTCGCAG AGAAAAATAACCTGTCATTCATCGAGACGTCTGCTCTGGACTCGACTAACGTGGAGGAGGCCTTCAAGAACATCCTAACAG AAATATATCGTATCGTATCACAGAAGCAGATTGCTGACCGATTGGCTCACGACGAGTCGCCGGGGAACAACGTGGTGGACATCAGCGTCCCACCGACCACAGACGGACAGAGGGGCAACAAACTGCAGTGCTGCCAAAACCTGTAA
- the LOC132095977 gene encoding cortexin-1 has protein sequence MSENPLMKYELQSLAPVSGPGASAGLLLAPDIEQITALCFVGLLLMFLVFLLVRCFRILLDPYSSMPSSSWSDPKDGLERGQFDYALV, from the coding sequence ATGAGTGAAAACCCTCTGATGAAGTACGAGCTGCAGTCTCTGGCTCCTGTCTCGGGCCCCGGGGCCTCGGCGGGGCTCCTGCTGGCTCCGGACATAGAGCAGATCACGGCTCTGTGTTTCGTGGGACTATTGCTGATGTTTTTGGTGTTTCTGCTGGTGCGCTGTTTCCGGATTCTCCTGGACCCCTACAGCAGCATGCCGTCCTCATCCTGGTCTGATCCTAAAGACGGTCTGGAGCGGGGACAGTTCGATTACGCGCTGGTCTAG